One stretch of Streptomyces sp. R21 DNA includes these proteins:
- a CDS encoding MFS transporter, whose translation MDTSESSTDNSAEPDGRPAAPPRPARSGWRRWAMDTRPLRRPAYRRLWSSTVVTVVGSQLTAVAVPKQIYDITGSSAWVGYASLAGLLPLVVFALWGGAIADHMDRRKLLLITNSGIAVTSLLFWAQAVTGLDSVLVLMTLLALQQAFFGLNAPARNASIARLVPADELAAANALGSTVMQTGLVVGPLLAGALIPVIGLPELYLIDALALCVTLWAVARLPALPPLAAVTSRRAGWREVAAGFRYIALHKVLMLSFLADIIAMVLGMPRALFPQLATQTYAPYGEGLALGLLFAAIPIGAVLGGLMSGTFSRARRHGLMVLAAVAAWGAAITGFGLSGNLWVAVAFLAAAGVADMVSMVFRGAILLSAATDEMRGRMQGVFTVVVAGGPRLADVLHGTAGSAFGPRMAVVGGGLLVIVATLALATATPALRRYRA comes from the coding sequence GTGGACACGAGCGAGAGCAGCACCGACAACAGCGCCGAACCCGACGGCAGGCCGGCCGCACCGCCGCGCCCGGCCCGCAGCGGATGGCGCCGCTGGGCGATGGACACCCGGCCGCTGCGCCGGCCGGCCTACCGCCGCCTGTGGTCCTCGACCGTCGTCACGGTCGTCGGCAGCCAGCTCACCGCCGTCGCCGTGCCCAAGCAGATCTACGACATCACCGGCTCCTCCGCCTGGGTCGGCTACGCCAGCCTCGCCGGACTGCTGCCGCTCGTGGTCTTCGCCCTGTGGGGCGGGGCGATCGCCGACCACATGGACCGGCGCAAGCTCCTCCTCATCACCAACAGCGGCATCGCCGTCACCTCCCTGCTGTTCTGGGCACAAGCCGTCACCGGACTCGACTCGGTCCTGGTCCTCATGACGCTGCTCGCCCTCCAGCAGGCGTTCTTCGGCCTCAACGCACCGGCACGCAACGCCTCCATCGCCCGCCTGGTCCCCGCCGACGAACTGGCCGCGGCCAACGCGCTCGGCTCCACCGTCATGCAGACCGGGCTCGTGGTCGGTCCTCTCCTCGCCGGCGCGCTCATCCCGGTCATCGGGCTGCCCGAGCTGTACCTGATCGACGCGCTGGCCCTGTGCGTGACCCTCTGGGCCGTCGCACGCCTGCCCGCCCTGCCGCCCCTGGCAGCCGTCACATCCCGGCGAGCCGGCTGGCGGGAGGTCGCCGCGGGCTTCCGCTACATCGCACTCCACAAGGTGCTGATGCTCTCGTTCCTCGCCGACATCATCGCCATGGTCCTCGGCATGCCCCGCGCCCTGTTCCCCCAGCTCGCCACGCAGACATACGCGCCCTACGGCGAGGGGCTCGCGCTCGGTCTGCTCTTCGCCGCGATACCCATCGGCGCCGTGCTCGGCGGACTGATGTCGGGAACCTTCTCGCGCGCACGTCGGCACGGCCTCATGGTCCTCGCCGCGGTCGCGGCCTGGGGAGCGGCCATCACCGGCTTCGGACTGAGCGGAAACCTCTGGGTGGCCGTGGCGTTCCTCGCCGCCGCCGGTGTCGCCGACATGGTCTCGATGGTCTTCCGCGGCGCGATCCTGCTGTCGGCCGCCACCGACGAGATGCGCGGCCGTATGCAGGGCGTGTTCACGGTGGTTGTCGCGGGCGGCCCCCGACTCGCCGACGTGCTGCACGGAACGGCCGGTTCCGCCTTCGGCCCCCGTATGGCCGTCGTGGGCGGCGGCCTGCTCGTCATCGTCGCCACGCTGGCCCTGGCCACCGCGACACCGGCGCTTCGGCGCTACCGGGCCTGA
- a CDS encoding Gfo/Idh/MocA family protein: MTSIPDPWPHTPVKVGLVGAGPWARTVHADLLAAGPETELTAVWARRAEAARETAAPHGADVAESFEELLDGCEAVAFAVPPSVQAELALRAAKAGKALLLEKPLGPDLAAARRLADAIDEAGVVSQVVLTSRYHPAVRRFVGEAQRLEIVGARSCGLSSAFLGGAFATPWRLEHGALLDIGPHLLDLLDAAVGPIVGIRGTGDPRRWIELTCEHETGAVSQASLSGSVDVSQGITRIELYGPHARLVHDSADLDYAECWPVLRYEFAEAVRTGVSGELNARRGLHLQSLIAQALET; the protein is encoded by the coding sequence GTGACCAGCATCCCTGATCCCTGGCCGCACACTCCCGTCAAGGTCGGACTCGTCGGCGCGGGCCCCTGGGCGCGCACCGTGCACGCCGATCTGCTCGCCGCCGGGCCCGAGACCGAGCTGACCGCCGTGTGGGCGCGGCGCGCCGAGGCGGCCCGTGAGACGGCCGCGCCGCATGGAGCGGACGTCGCCGAGAGTTTCGAGGAGCTGCTCGATGGGTGCGAGGCCGTCGCCTTCGCGGTGCCTCCGTCCGTGCAGGCCGAACTCGCCCTGCGCGCCGCGAAGGCGGGCAAGGCGCTGCTTCTGGAGAAGCCGCTCGGGCCCGATCTGGCGGCTGCGCGGCGGCTCGCGGACGCGATCGACGAAGCCGGTGTCGTGTCCCAGGTCGTGCTGACGAGCCGCTATCACCCGGCGGTCCGGCGGTTTGTGGGCGAGGCGCAACGGCTGGAGATCGTGGGGGCGCGTTCCTGCGGGCTGAGCAGCGCTTTCCTGGGCGGGGCGTTCGCGACCCCTTGGCGTCTGGAACACGGCGCGCTGCTGGACATCGGTCCGCATCTGCTGGATCTGCTGGACGCGGCCGTCGGTCCCATCGTCGGCATCCGCGGCACCGGTGATCCGCGCCGCTGGATCGAGCTGACCTGCGAGCACGAGACCGGCGCCGTCAGCCAGGCCTCGCTGTCGGGTTCCGTCGACGTCAGCCAGGGCATCACCCGCATCGAGCTGTACGGCCCGCATGCCCGTCTCGTCCACGACAGCGCCGACCTGGACTACGCCGAGTGCTGGCCCGTCCTGCGCTATGAGTTCGCCGAGGCCGTACGCACCGGCGTCTCCGGGGAGCTGAATGCCCGGCGCGGGCTGCACCTGCAGTCGCTGATCGCGCAGGCACTGGAGACCTGA
- a CDS encoding PIG-L deacetylase family protein, with product MDPTNDKTGGDGATLPALPEDWERCLVVVAHPDDIEYGTAGAVARWTAQGKEVKYLLATRGEAGIDGMHPEQAGPLRENEERAGAREVGVDDVEFLDHRDGVIEYGLPLRRDIVRAMRRHRPEIVVANVPTVRMVLGMTNQADHRVVGLATLDAARDTGNRWVFPELADEGLEPWTGIRMVCCAGAQQPTHGVDVTGEPLQRGIASLAAHAEYTKGLGAQGFEPGPFLTWASKMAGPALGVESAVLFDVHQLIPDGPPPWV from the coding sequence ATGGATCCCACAAACGACAAAACAGGCGGCGATGGTGCGACCCTGCCCGCGCTGCCGGAGGACTGGGAGCGATGTCTCGTGGTGGTCGCCCACCCCGACGACATCGAGTACGGCACCGCGGGCGCCGTCGCCCGCTGGACGGCGCAGGGCAAGGAGGTCAAGTACCTGCTGGCGACCCGGGGCGAAGCCGGTATCGACGGCATGCACCCGGAGCAGGCGGGGCCGCTGCGCGAGAACGAGGAGCGGGCCGGCGCCCGCGAAGTCGGCGTTGACGATGTCGAGTTCCTCGACCACCGTGACGGCGTGATCGAATACGGGCTCCCTCTGCGGCGTGACATCGTGCGCGCGATGCGCCGCCATCGGCCCGAGATCGTGGTGGCCAACGTACCCACCGTGCGCATGGTCCTGGGGATGACGAATCAGGCGGACCACCGGGTGGTGGGCCTGGCCACCCTGGACGCGGCACGCGACACCGGCAACCGCTGGGTCTTTCCGGAGCTGGCCGACGAGGGGCTCGAACCCTGGACCGGGATCCGGATGGTCTGCTGTGCCGGGGCTCAACAACCCACCCACGGCGTGGACGTGACAGGCGAACCCCTCCAACGTGGCATCGCGTCCCTCGCGGCACATGCCGAGTACACCAAGGGTCTCGGCGCGCAGGGCTTCGAACCCGGTCCCTTCCTGACCTGGGCGTCCAAGATGGCCGGCCCGGCCCTGGGCGTCGAGTCGGCGGTCCTGTTCGACGTGCACCAGCTCATCCCCGACGGCCCACCGCCCTGGGTGTGA
- a CDS encoding M1 family metallopeptidase, producing the protein MATIPVAVAALLAAAGPAAAGTSGSTGAGDPYFPLAGNGGYDVRHYDLTLGYDPDSRHLDGKAVITARATQRLTRFDLDFKGLKVTGITVGHTKADFRRDGQELVVTPRHTLHKHQEFRVTVTYQGTPKPVTDPDGSLDGWIPTDDGAFVAGEPQGAMTWFPANNHPKDKASYDFTVTVPKGTTAVANGVLRGQRTSHGHTTFRWRAAEPMAAYLATATIGKFKVEQYTTPDGLKVYNAVDPREATAAAPVLKKLPSVLAWESSVFGPYPFKGAGSVVDRAPQVGYALETQTRPLYDRAPSLGTLVHESAHQWFGDSVSLTTWKDIWLNEGFATYAEWLYTEQHGGKTAQQNFDALYASPADSDVWAFPPANPGSGAHIFETPVYSRGAMALHKLRTAVGDKTFFDILRTWAADHHDGHGTTAQFIHLSQRLSGKDLHALFHTWLDTSGKPASP; encoded by the coding sequence GTGGCGACGATTCCGGTCGCCGTCGCGGCGCTGCTCGCCGCGGCCGGACCGGCGGCGGCCGGCACCTCGGGTTCCACCGGTGCGGGAGACCCCTACTTCCCCCTCGCGGGCAACGGCGGCTACGACGTCCGCCACTACGACCTGACCCTCGGCTACGACCCGGACAGTCGCCACCTCGACGGCAAGGCGGTCATCACCGCCCGCGCCACGCAGAGACTGACCCGCTTCGACCTCGACTTCAAGGGACTCAAGGTCACCGGCATCACCGTCGGCCACACCAAGGCGGACTTCCGCCGCGACGGACAGGAACTCGTCGTCACCCCACGGCACACCCTGCACAAGCACCAGGAGTTCCGCGTCACCGTCACCTACCAGGGCACCCCCAAGCCGGTCACCGACCCGGACGGCTCCCTGGACGGCTGGATCCCCACCGACGACGGCGCGTTCGTGGCCGGAGAACCGCAGGGCGCCATGACCTGGTTCCCCGCGAACAACCACCCCAAGGACAAGGCGTCGTACGACTTCACGGTCACCGTCCCCAAGGGGACGACCGCCGTGGCCAACGGCGTCCTGCGCGGGCAGCGGACCTCCCACGGGCACACCACCTTCCGCTGGCGTGCCGCCGAGCCGATGGCCGCCTACTTGGCCACCGCCACGATCGGGAAGTTCAAGGTCGAGCAGTACACCACGCCGGACGGCCTCAAGGTCTACAACGCCGTCGACCCCCGCGAAGCGACCGCCGCGGCACCCGTACTCAAGAAGCTGCCGTCGGTACTGGCCTGGGAGAGCAGCGTCTTCGGCCCCTACCCCTTCAAGGGCGCCGGTTCCGTCGTCGACCGGGCGCCGCAGGTCGGCTATGCGCTGGAGACCCAGACACGGCCGCTCTACGACCGGGCGCCCAGCCTGGGAACCCTCGTCCACGAAAGCGCGCACCAGTGGTTCGGCGACTCGGTCTCCCTCACCACCTGGAAGGACATCTGGCTCAACGAGGGCTTCGCGACCTATGCCGAGTGGCTCTACACCGAGCAGCACGGCGGCAAGACCGCGCAGCAGAACTTCGACGCCCTCTACGCCAGCCCGGCCGACAGCGACGTCTGGGCGTTCCCGCCGGCCAATCCCGGCAGCGGAGCCCACATCTTCGAGACCCCCGTCTACTCCCGCGGCGCCATGGCCCTGCACAAGCTGCGCACGGCAGTCGGCGACAAGACCTTCTTCGACATCCTGCGCACCTGGGCAGCCGACCACCACGACGGCCATGGCACCACCGCCCAGTTCATCCACCTCTCGCAACGCCTGTCCGGCAAGGATCTGCATGCCCTGTTCCACACCTGGTTGGACACGTCGGGCAAGCCGGCTTCGCCCTGA
- the glgB gene encoding 1,4-alpha-glucan branching enzyme encodes MDATDRGRLLSGAHHDPHALLGAHPVAGGVLFRVLRPWARTVAVVVNGLRTALKDTGDGLFSGVLPFDAIPEYTLSVTYGSDAYEVHDPYRFLPALGELDLHLIGEGRHEELWRALGAHPMTHEGVLGTRFTVWAPNAQGVRVSGDFCHWDGTGYPMRSLGSTGVWELFLPGIGEGTLYKFDITRPDGTHTLRADPMARRTEVPPATASVVTRSSHVWRDEEWMAYRVNRPLHEAPFSVYEVHLPSWRPGLTYRQLADQLPAYVADLGFTHVQLMPVAEHPFGGSWGYQVTGFYAPTARLGTPDDFKYLVDALHQAGIGVLVDWVPAHFPRDDWALAEFDGRPLYEHEDPARAAHPDWGTLEFDYGRREVRNFLVANAVYWCEEFHIDGLRVDAVASMLYLDYSREPGQWAPNEHGGRENLDAVAFLQEMNATVYRRNPGVVTIAEESTAWDGVTRPTDDGGLGFGMKWNMGWMHDSLVYASKDPVHRKYHHNEMTFSMVYAYSENYVLPISHDEVVHGKQSLVSKMPGDWWQQRANARAYLGFMWSHPGKQLLFMGQEFAQGAEWSEAHGPDWWLLDPAYDAEPDHRGVRNLVRDLNEVYRSEPALWERDTDPAGFAWIAGDAADDNVFAFLRFDAEGSPLLAVSNFSPVVRHEYRLGVPDDVAGWREVLNTDLTRYGGSGVCNPDPVKAESRGAHGRPTSVRLTLPPLATVWLRPA; translated from the coding sequence CTGGACGCCACAGACCGGGGGCGTCTGCTGTCGGGCGCCCACCACGATCCTCATGCCCTGCTCGGTGCGCATCCGGTGGCGGGCGGGGTCCTGTTCCGTGTGCTGCGCCCCTGGGCCCGGACCGTGGCCGTAGTGGTGAACGGGCTGCGTACCGCATTGAAGGACACGGGCGACGGTCTCTTCTCGGGTGTGCTCCCGTTCGACGCGATCCCCGAGTACACGCTGTCGGTGACATACGGGAGCGACGCGTACGAGGTGCACGATCCGTACCGATTCCTGCCGGCGCTGGGTGAACTCGACCTGCATCTGATCGGCGAAGGGCGGCACGAGGAACTGTGGCGTGCACTGGGCGCCCATCCGATGACCCATGAGGGCGTCCTCGGCACCCGCTTCACCGTATGGGCCCCGAACGCCCAAGGGGTCAGGGTCAGCGGCGACTTCTGCCACTGGGACGGCACCGGCTACCCGATGCGCTCGCTCGGTTCGACCGGCGTCTGGGAGCTGTTCCTTCCCGGCATCGGTGAGGGAACGCTGTACAAGTTCGACATCACCCGCCCCGACGGCACGCACACGCTGCGCGCCGACCCGATGGCCCGGCGCACCGAGGTGCCTCCGGCGACCGCGTCCGTCGTCACGCGCTCGTCGCATGTGTGGCGGGACGAGGAGTGGATGGCGTATCGGGTGAACCGTCCGCTGCACGAGGCGCCGTTCTCGGTGTACGAGGTCCATCTGCCCTCCTGGCGGCCGGGACTGACCTACCGCCAGCTTGCCGATCAGCTCCCGGCGTACGTCGCCGACCTGGGCTTCACCCACGTGCAGTTGATGCCGGTCGCCGAGCACCCCTTCGGCGGCTCCTGGGGCTACCAGGTCACCGGCTTCTACGCCCCCACCGCCCGCCTCGGCACTCCGGACGACTTCAAGTACCTGGTCGACGCGCTCCATCAGGCCGGTATCGGTGTGCTGGTGGACTGGGTGCCCGCGCACTTCCCGCGCGACGACTGGGCGCTCGCCGAGTTCGACGGACGGCCCCTGTACGAGCACGAGGACCCGGCGCGCGCCGCGCACCCCGACTGGGGCACCCTGGAGTTCGACTACGGCCGCCGCGAGGTCCGCAACTTCCTTGTCGCCAACGCCGTGTACTGGTGCGAGGAGTTCCACATCGACGGCCTGCGCGTCGACGCCGTCGCCTCCATGCTCTACCTCGACTACTCGCGCGAGCCGGGCCAGTGGGCACCCAACGAGCACGGCGGCCGGGAAAACCTCGACGCCGTCGCCTTCCTCCAGGAGATGAACGCCACCGTCTACCGGCGCAACCCGGGCGTGGTCACCATCGCCGAGGAGTCCACCGCCTGGGACGGCGTCACCCGGCCGACCGACGACGGTGGGCTCGGCTTCGGCATGAAGTGGAACATGGGCTGGATGCACGACTCGCTGGTCTATGCGTCGAAGGACCCGGTCCACCGCAAGTACCACCACAACGAGATGACCTTCTCGATGGTGTACGCCTACAGCGAGAACTACGTCCTGCCCATCTCGCACGACGAAGTCGTCCACGGCAAACAGTCGTTGGTGTCCAAGATGCCCGGTGACTGGTGGCAGCAGCGGGCCAACGCGCGGGCCTATCTCGGCTTCATGTGGTCGCATCCGGGCAAGCAACTCCTTTTCATGGGGCAGGAGTTCGCCCAGGGTGCGGAGTGGTCCGAGGCCCATGGTCCCGACTGGTGGCTGCTCGACCCGGCTTACGACGCCGAGCCCGACCACCGCGGCGTACGGAACCTCGTCCGCGATCTTAACGAGGTCTACCGTTCCGAACCGGCCCTGTGGGAGCGGGACACCGATCCCGCCGGGTTCGCCTGGATCGCCGGGGACGCCGCCGACGACAACGTCTTCGCCTTCCTCCGCTTCGACGCCGAGGGCTCCCCGTTGCTGGCGGTGTCGAACTTCTCGCCTGTCGTCCGGCACGAGTACCGGCTCGGGGTGCCGGACGATGTCGCCGGGTGGCGGGAGGTGTTGAACACCGACCTCACCCGCTACGGCGGCAGCGGAGTCTGCAATCCCGACCCGGTCAAGGCGGAGTCGCGAGGTGCGCACGGCCGGCCCACGAGCGTCCGGTTGACCTTGCCGCCACTGGCCACGGTGTGGCTGCGGCCCGCCTAG
- a CDS encoding maltokinase — MPKTALQREYGRTPAALPSTSLVELLRGWLPRQRWFAGKGRRVTGLTILSSTELSPGCLHLLVRAEHLGPPAHGGTAVPAPADWYQLLLGVREMLPSRLAPAFIGRVSVGPLNEMVVYDALHDPTAAGLLLERLRSPGSVGPLRFERDARVTLPAGLTARLLDVEQSNTSLVYGDSFILKVFRRVQPGINPDLEVPWALARQECSRVPAPAAWFRTSQPQEATLGVLQPFLRDAEDGWTLALRSLTAGEEFGDQAHALGRATAEVHLALASAFPVEVPSRAERRRLAVAMSERLDATARSVAELQRYASGLRGAFDAVARVGTSRPSQRIHGDLHLGQLLCTGQQWSLIDFEGEPARPLAERRRAQSPVRDVAGMLRSFDYAARSRRPWRPEWAQRCRDAFCAGYAAGAHWDPREEPELLRAYETDRAVYEVLYEARHRPDWLPVPMAAVRRLAENRETSKP; from the coding sequence ATGCCGAAGACCGCGCTGCAGCGGGAGTACGGCCGCACTCCCGCCGCCCTGCCGTCGACCTCGCTCGTCGAGCTGTTGCGCGGATGGCTGCCCCGGCAGCGCTGGTTCGCGGGCAAGGGCCGACGTGTCACCGGTCTGACGATCCTGTCGAGCACCGAGCTCTCCCCCGGCTGCCTGCACCTTCTGGTCCGTGCCGAGCACCTCGGTCCGCCCGCGCACGGCGGGACCGCCGTTCCCGCACCGGCTGACTGGTATCAACTGCTGCTCGGTGTACGGGAGATGCTGCCGTCTCGTCTCGCTCCCGCCTTCATCGGCCGTGTGAGCGTGGGCCCGTTGAACGAGATGGTCGTGTACGACGCCCTGCACGACCCCACGGCGGCAGGGCTGCTCCTTGAGCGGCTGCGCAGCCCTGGATCAGTCGGTCCCCTGCGCTTCGAGCGTGACGCACGAGTGACCCTGCCCGCCGGTCTCACCGCACGCCTCCTCGATGTCGAGCAGTCCAACACCTCGCTGGTGTACGGCGATTCGTTCATTCTCAAGGTGTTCCGCCGCGTCCAGCCCGGCATCAACCCGGATCTCGAAGTGCCCTGGGCACTGGCACGGCAGGAATGCTCCCGCGTACCCGCACCGGCGGCGTGGTTTCGGACCTCGCAGCCACAGGAGGCGACGCTCGGCGTGCTGCAACCGTTCCTGCGCGATGCCGAGGACGGCTGGACCCTGGCGCTCCGATCACTCACCGCGGGAGAGGAGTTCGGCGACCAGGCCCACGCGTTGGGACGGGCCACCGCCGAAGTGCATTTGGCGCTCGCCTCGGCTTTCCCCGTGGAGGTGCCAAGTCGAGCTGAACGCAGGCGACTTGCGGTGGCGATGAGTGAACGACTCGACGCCACCGCCCGTTCGGTCGCGGAGCTTCAGCGGTACGCGTCCGGGTTGCGCGGCGCCTTCGACGCGGTCGCCCGCGTCGGCACGTCCCGTCCCTCGCAGCGGATCCACGGCGACCTCCATCTCGGTCAGCTGCTGTGCACCGGACAGCAGTGGTCCCTCATCGACTTCGAGGGCGAACCGGCCCGCCCCCTCGCGGAACGCCGTCGCGCCCAGTCCCCCGTGCGGGATGTCGCGGGCATGCTGCGCTCCTTCGACTACGCGGCACGCTCCCGCCGGCCGTGGCGACCGGAGTGGGCGCAGCGCTGCCGGGACGCCTTCTGTGCGGGGTATGCCGCCGGGGCGCACTGGGATCCACGCGAGGAGCCCGAGCTGCTCCGCGCGTACGAGACAGACCGGGCCGTGTACGAGGTGCTGTACGAGGCGAGACACCGTCCCGACTGGCTGCCCGTGCCGATGGCGGCCGTCAGGCGCCTCGCCGAGAACCGTGAAACGAGCAAACCTTGA
- the treS gene encoding maltose alpha-D-glucosyltransferase codes for MIVNEPVPDTFEDTPAKDRDPEWFKRAVFYEVLVRSFQDSNGDGVGDLKGLTAKLDYLQWLGVDCLWLPPFFKSPLRDGGYDVSDYTAVLPEFGDLADFVEFVDASHQRGMRVIIDFVMNHTSDQHPWFQESRAHPDGPYGDYYVWADDDKQYQDARIIFVDTEASNWTFDPVRKQYYWHRFFSHQPDLNYENPAVQEEIISALRFWLDLGIDGFRLDAVPYLYQVEGTNCENLPATHEFLKRVRKEIDTQYPDTVLLAEANQWPEDVVDYFGDFPSGGDECHMAFHFPVMPRIFMAVRRESRYPVSEILAKTPAIPNNCQWGIFLRNHDELTLEMVTDEERDYMYAEYAKDPRMRANIGIRRRLAPLLDNDRNQIELFTALLLSLPGSPILYYGDEIGMGDNIWLGDRDAVRTPMQWTPDRNAGFSSCDPGRLFLPTIMDPVYGYQVTNVEASMSSPASLLHWTRRMIEIRKQNPAFGLGSYTELQSSNPAVIAFLREYKDDLVLCVHNFSRFAQPTELDLSAFNGRHPVELIGGVRFPAIGELPYLLTLAGHGFYWFRLRPALSHAGSGPHRMP; via the coding sequence ATGATCGTCAACGAGCCCGTCCCGGACACCTTCGAGGACACGCCCGCCAAGGACCGGGACCCGGAATGGTTCAAACGCGCCGTCTTCTACGAGGTGCTGGTCCGCTCCTTCCAGGACAGCAACGGCGACGGCGTCGGCGACCTCAAGGGCCTCACCGCCAAACTCGACTACCTGCAATGGCTCGGCGTCGACTGCCTGTGGCTGCCCCCCTTCTTCAAGTCCCCCCTGAGGGACGGCGGCTACGACGTCTCCGACTACACCGCTGTCCTGCCCGAGTTCGGCGACCTCGCCGACTTCGTCGAGTTCGTCGACGCCTCCCACCAGCGCGGCATGCGCGTCATCATCGACTTCGTCATGAACCACACCAGCGACCAGCACCCGTGGTTCCAGGAGTCCCGCGCCCACCCCGACGGACCCTATGGCGACTACTACGTCTGGGCCGACGACGACAAGCAGTACCAGGACGCCCGCATCATCTTCGTCGACACCGAAGCGTCCAACTGGACCTTCGACCCGGTCCGCAAGCAGTACTACTGGCACCGCTTCTTCTCCCACCAGCCCGACCTCAACTACGAGAACCCGGCCGTGCAGGAGGAGATCATCTCCGCGCTGCGGTTCTGGCTGGACCTGGGCATCGACGGCTTCCGCCTCGACGCGGTGCCGTATCTCTACCAAGTAGAGGGAACGAACTGCGAAAACCTTCCGGCAACGCACGAGTTCCTCAAGCGGGTCCGCAAGGAGATCGACACGCAGTATCCGGACACGGTGCTGCTGGCGGAGGCGAACCAGTGGCCCGAGGACGTCGTCGACTACTTCGGCGACTTCCCCTCCGGCGGCGACGAATGCCACATGGCCTTCCACTTCCCCGTCATGCCCCGCATCTTCATGGCCGTACGCCGTGAATCGCGCTACCCCGTCTCGGAAATCCTCGCGAAAACCCCGGCGATCCCCAACAACTGCCAGTGGGGCATCTTCCTGCGCAACCACGACGAACTCACCCTCGAAATGGTCACCGACGAGGAACGCGACTACATGTACGCGGAGTACGCCAAGGACCCGCGCATGCGCGCCAACATCGGCATCCGCCGCCGCCTCGCCCCCCTGCTCGACAACGACCGCAACCAGATCGAACTCTTCACCGCCCTGCTGCTCTCCCTGCCCGGCAGCCCGATCCTCTACTACGGCGACGAGATCGGCATGGGCGACAACATCTGGCTCGGCGACCGCGACGCCGTCCGCACCCCCATGCAATGGACCCCCGACCGCAACGCAGGCTTCTCCTCCTGCGACCCCGGACGGCTGTTCCTGCCCACCATCATGGATCCCGTCTACGGCTACCAGGTCACCAACGTCGAGGCCTCGATGTCCTCGCCCGCGTCACTGCTGCACTGGACCCGCCGCATGATCGAGATCCGCAAGCAGAACCCGGCCTTCGGACTCGGCTCCTACACCGAACTGCAGTCCTCCAACCCGGCAGTGATCGCGTTCCTGCGGGAGTACAAGGACGACCTCGTCCTGTGCGTACACAACTTCTCCCGCTTCGCCCAGCCCACCGAACTGGACCTGAGCGCCTTCAACGGCCGCCACCCGGTCGAACTGATCGGCGGCGTCCGCTTCCCCGCCATCGGGGAACTCCCGTACCTGCTCACCCTCGCAGGCCACGGCTTCTACTGGTTCCGGCTCCGTCCAGCCCTCTCGCACGCCGGCAGCGGTCCTCACCGCATGCCCTGA